The Bos mutus isolate GX-2022 chromosome 29, NWIPB_WYAK_1.1, whole genome shotgun sequence genome includes the window GCTGCCCCTTTGCTCGTCGCCCTGCCCCCAAACAGTTGCTGGGCAGCAGCTGTTAGGGGTTTAGCGGGGGCTGCCCCCACCTGCCGGGACGCTGACTTCATACTCCCGAGTAGCAGCTTCACCCGGTTTAGGAGCTTCTTTTCCACGCAGCTGTGCTTTTCGAGTGGCCGCTGCATATTTGGATCAACTTTAAAATAGTCCTCTCCGTACCTCTCCATGGCTCTCCGTTGTCATTCTCACCGCTTCTTGGGCTTCTTGACACTcatttaacaagcatttattagTCATTgttctgtgctaggcactgggaaTTCCAAGGAAGGTTAGCTATCAAGTGTGAAGGGGAGGTGCTCAAAGTCTTTTGGGGAAGGCAGGCATAAAAACTGCTAAATTATGCTACAGTGCAATGAGTGGTATATTGGCAATTTGTGGGCTACAACTTTCCTATAGATGTTTATAGTTTACAAAGTTCTTGTAGAAACATGTTAACTACTTGCATTAACTCTTAACCTCATTTGATCCCATTTTAGATTTGAGGAGACTGAAACTCAGACAGTTAAGTAATAAGGTAGAAGGTAGTggcttctaaattttattttttttggccgcGCTGcagtgcatgtgggatcttagttccctggtcagggattgagcccacaccccctccactggaagcatggagtgttaaccactagactgccaggggagTTCAGTAGTGGCTTCTAGTGTGTGGCAGAACTGAACCTGGGACAGGAAAGTCTAGAGTGCTTTGTACACTGCTGAATTTGGGCGGCTTTGCCCGAACAGTAGACTTTCCCCTGTGCTGCTGATCATTTGTGGCAGTTGTCCTGTTATGCATCAGAAATCCCCAAGGAGCTCTGAAAACAAAAGCCTGAACCTGACTCTGGGGAGAGTCCAAGTAAAGAAGCCCTGGGGGCTGGAGGGTGCAGGTGGGACAGACACTCCAGATTGAGGAGGCTCAAGCCCTTTTCATGGCAACCACAATTGAGAACTGCTTCTCCATGGGGGCAGTTTCTACAGTGATGGGGAAATCAGGACCGGCAGAAGGCACAAAATCAGCTGCCCCTCCTGCTGTGTTGTGATTTATAGTGCGAGAGGAAGCGACAGGAGGAAGGAGCCTTGGCAGGGAGCCTGGGGACCGCCCTACCCTACCCTCTTAGCAAACCACAGCTAAACATATAGTGTCTTCtcactgctcctgctgctgctaagtcgcttcagtcgtgtccgactctgtgcgaccccatagacggcagcccaccaggctcccccgtccctgggattctccaggcaagaacactggaggtggttgccatttccttctcactaCCACAGTTAAATGAAGCAGTTTCCCCAGTTCAGCCTGTCCCTGCCCAAGCCATATTGCTGCTGCCTAAACAAAAGTGGCAGGTCTAGTCCCAGCTTTTTGCTGCAGAACCATGACCTGTGAGTCCAGCAGGTGGGTCATCATCTGGTGGGTGGTCTCCTTGTGGGAATCTGGGTGCCCTCTGTCTGTGAGGTGGTTGATTTGGGGCAGAACcttaagctccttgagggcagcaACCATGTCTTAATGAGGCAGGGTGGGTGGGATGTGGAAGGAGCAAAAGGGCAAGGTTTAGACCCTGGGTTCTGGAGTTAGGTCCCCGTCCTGCTGTGTGAACTTGAACAACACTTGATCTCTCTAAGCCATAGTTTTCTGAGTAAATGTGGAGAAATAACAGTATCTTATAAGATTGTTGTGGACTTAAATGTGATGGTGAAAGAACAAGCACTTTGTAAATTAtcaagcaacacacacacacacacacacacacgcacacaatttgttgttgttgagtgcCTGCTATTTGCTGAGACATTTAAGACATCCTTCCTCTCAGAGCTCATGGCTGCTGCAGCCCCTGACTCCCATGGCTTCTTTTTATCAAAAGTATTTGGTTGGGATGAAGTGAGGAGGTATCATGGCGATGGGTTAGACCCTTGCTGAAGGAGAAATGAGGAGGAATCCtgttaaagaaaacaatttgaagagaaagggaaaagtaaaagtgttagtcgtgtccaactctttgtgaccctatggactgtagcctgccagactcctctgtccatgggattctccaggcaagaatactggagtgggtagccagtcccttttccaggggaatcttcccaaccgggatcgaacccaggtctcctacattgcacgcagattctttaccatctgagccaccagggaaacctttgAAGAAAGGGAGTAGCTTTCTTATCTGCAAAGGGCTCACTCCGGAATCGGGTTAGATTTGGTTGCTGGTACATTTCCGAAGGTTGACTGGCAGGCAATGCCAGCCTCACTGTGGAGAGTTTATTTCAAGGTCCCCTAGTTTCCTCAGAtttccgggtggctcagtggtaaggaaaacacctgccaatgcaggagatgtaggagctctgggtctgatccctgggtcaggaagaacctgtggaggaggaaatggcaacccgctccagtattcttgcctggagaatcccatggacagaggagcctggcgggctacagtccatgaggttgcaaagagtcagacccgactgagcgattgagcacacacaaCTCCCCTGGACTGAAGCAAATGGCTGCCTGAAGGTTGAGGCTGGCACAGAACGCAGGAGACTtccatttgggggtgggggtggggagcaattCACGTCACCTTGACCTTCAAGATAGGAGAAGTCATCGGATCCCTCTGGGTGGAGGTCCTTGGATATAGAATCCAACCCAAGATAGCATCCCTGCTCGTTACGTCCCCAGTGCAGTCATGACCCAGATAGACCAGGAACTGACCTGTGCTTTCCTCATCTCTGACCACGGGCAGGCAGGAACCATCTGGTTCTTGATTTGTGCCAGAAGAAGAGTAGAAGACTTCCCAACCTGAGGTTGTTCCCTCTGAACTGTCTGTTTTGCAGCCTGCCTGATCCTACAGGTCTCAGGAGGGATTTAGAGCAACTGTTCTGTGCCAGAAAGTGCCCCAAATGTGATATTTTTATAACTGGTTCTTGGACCCTCCTTCCCACTAAACAAAAACGAGAATatcttctcctccttcttgatTTCTGGCTGACTACCTGAGGGCCCTGGTAGCTACAAAAACTTCAAACACCTGACTGCTCCTGCCTCAGGGGCCTGGCTAAGCCTCTGCTCCTCAAGTCTAAATCTCTGACACtcccaggagctgcaggttcatTTCTGAGCCTGGAAGAGAACAGGGAATTTGCCGGTGCTGTTTGACTTTTCTCAAGCACGGTAGCAAATAGAAGTTGGAACTGAAAACGTTTTTCTTGGCTAAATCCACTGGTACTTCAATGAGTTGATACTTGTTGGGTCTTAACTTGCCTACAGCATCACATTACAGAGGAGATCAGAGCATAAGACACAAAGCAGTTAACTGAATTATCACCAGTAATTCATGGAGTGGACTGGTAGATGCCAAGTCTATTTTAGCTCATGAATAATCTCTTGGGTGACTTTCCAATCACTTGTGAGATTTGAGTTGGAGAGGATACAGCACGGTGGTATATGTGAGGGTGCTGATGtcacgtgcatgcatgctgagttgcttcagtgtccaactctttgtgaccccacggactgtagcgcgccatgctgctctgtccatgggattctcccggaaggaatactggagtgagttgacatgcccgcctccaggggatgcccgcctccaggggatcttcccaacctagggatcaaatcggtgtctccttgtctcctgcactgcaggcagattctttcccgctgagccaccagggaagcctgatgtcaGGTATACCTGAATTCAAATTCTGGCTCACCTACTTACTACTTATccttcctcagtttcttcatcagttaAATGGGGGATAAGAACAGTACCTACCTAATGGGTtgtagtgaggattaaatgagataggtGGCCCATGgttaactttttattattaataatattgttcCTTAAAAGTTGTGCTTTAACTCTTTGCCTCCGTTGGGGGCTGGGGAGTTGAGGTCATTCAGTGTGAGTGGATCTTGACTTTGCACAGTGGAATCCTCTGGGGGGCTTTTGGAGGTCTAAGCCGGGGCCATACTCACCGTGACATCAGAACCTCCTGTCTTTAGGGCAGAGGCATCAATAGTTTGTGAAGCTTCCAGATGTTTCCAGTGAGCaaccacagttgtgatccacctTCACTTCTATAATTTGGAAGCAGAAGTTTAGGTCCAAATCCTGGCCTTTCTCCTTAGCCCCAGTGACCTTGGGTGGATGACAAAGTCCTAAGTCTCAGTCTCTTCTCTACCCATAGTGGTGAGGAGGATAAGGACCATCTCACGTGATACTCCTGCAGAACAGATGGCCTGTGTACAGTGTGTTCTTGTGTATTTGAGCACCCAACCAAGCATGTTTCTTTACATCTTTACGCAGTGGTAATCCTATTTGAGTGCAATTTTTAAGtttgtaaaatatatgtattagcTTTATCTAAAGTAGATTATAACTTCCTTGGGGACAAAGCTTTAtagtcttatatatatatatatatatatatattttttttttttttttctttaatgcccAAAGCACCTAATACACAAAGGCAGGCCTTCAGGTTTTTAGAACTGGAGTAAGCCTCAGAGAGATCTTCTCATCCACCTTAAGGCGCTGACGTATACTTACTGGTTTATTAATATGCAAACAGTAAAGAACTTGAAAGAGGAACCTGTGAATCAGATGGTTGTACCCAGCTGAGGCTGAAAGTCTCAGTTCTGCGTTTCAACTAacagggaggggtggaggagggtgcTGGGGCAAGTCGCACTCAGGACAGTGGGTTTCTCTGCCAGTTCGGGCCCTCACTCATACCATGCTTCTCAACCCTGACAGATCCAGCCATGGCAGGCTTAGGCAGCGGTTCGCCATGGGGCAAGTATCTGTTCAAAGTTGTCCTGATGGTGCTCATGGCCCTCCTGCTCCTGCACTCAGCGTCTTCCCAGTCACATCGAGACTTTGTGACGCCGGGCCAGCAGAAGAGGGAGGCCCCAGTTGATCTCTTGAGCCAGATCGGTAGCTCTGTGCGGGGAACCTTGGATACCTGGATTGGGGCAGAAACCATGCACCTGGTTTCCGAGGTAAAGAGAGTGTTCCCTGCTGTGACCACACATgttaaggacagaggagccgttGTTCATGGCCACCTGTCTTGACTCCACATCCTCTGTATCATAATCCGTGGGGCAGATAGCCCCCCAGTTCCACGGAATGAAGCCAGACAGCCCCTGCCTCTTGCACCCCCTTTGTTTCATTCCTACCCCAGAGCGTTTAGCTCCACCCCCATCTTTCCCTTATCCCTGCCTTTTCTTGCCAGAAAGACTGGGAAATGAGCCATCTTTGTAAACCTATGTCACTGGTGACGATGTGTCTGACTTTGGTCTAAATCTGACCTTAAGTCTTAAATTGGCCAAATATCAAGACCTGAGTCCATACTTTTACCTGGAGAGGCGGGAGTGGGGATGACTCAGGGCCTTAAGGCAGGGCTGTCTCTTCTACCCAGTGGCATCCCAAGCATGTTGCCATATACTTTTGATAGGTCTTATTGAATACCTGAAACAAAGATCTTACCATTTATAAGATCCATAATACAGAAGAGCCGATTGACTTCATTGTCACTGAAACAGCCTAGCCCGTCAGGGATGCTGCTTCCCAGACCTTCAATCCTTGGGAGGCTAGGAGGACCCCCCACCAAATTTTACAGGGTGACTGCTTCAGGGATTTGATGATTCTCCCACACATCCACATTCACCCACTACCACCACCAAAGTATTTGAGCACATCAGTTGAATTAGGGCCCCAGTGTCATGGGTTCCAGCTCAGGAAGGAGAAATGGCCTGTCCCCATGCACTGGAAGGTGGCTGTAGAAGGGACCCCTCGGCCAGGACGAGAAGCAGGTGGAGGCGTTCCTGGCTGGTGGtggtgaggctcagagaggaagaaCATCATTAATTATGGACTCATCTTGTGCCCTCCTCTTCCCACAGACCTTGGCGCAGATAATGTGGGCCATCTCGTCAGCCATTTCTGTGGCCTTCTTCGCACTGTCTGGGATCGCTGCTCAGTTGCTGAACGCCTTGGGGCTAGAAGGTGAGTGGCAGAGAACTGGTTAGGTCAGCTGGAGATTAACGTGTCACTTCCTGTTTGTGagagtttatcttttcaaagtctAGACTTTTCCCTAGCTGTTTAACTCCTCCCAGGTCTCTCCAGAGGCAACCTAAGAGCAGGCTACTAACTGTGGCATCGCACTAAGCCGTAGCGTCTTTTCTAACCAGCACCCACAGTGGCtcactcccatttcacagatgcaaTGGACTCAGCCAAGGGAAGGAGTCTGCCCTCAGTCAGCTGGACCCGATGCTGGGATTTAAGCTCCATGACCTGAGGGGAAAGGATTTTTCCTTGGCTAAGGGGGTTTGGCTCTTCCCCTTTTTATTGGTCCTTGCCAGCTCCCCCCACTCCCTTCACCATGCCAGGGTGGCTGATTCTATGACTCTCTCTCCTTCCAGGAGATCACCTCACCCAGGGCCTGAAGCTCAGCCCCGGCCAAGTCCAGACCTTCCTGCTGTGGGGAGCAGGTGCCCTGGTTGCCTATTGGCTGCTGTCAGTGCTCCTCGGCTTGGTCTTGGCCTTGCTGGGGCGGATCCTGTGGGGCCTGAAGCTTGCCCTCTTCCTGGCTGCCTTTGTGGCCCTGGTGAGGTCCGTGCCCGACCCCTCCACCCGGGCGCTGCTTCTCCTGGCCTTGCTGACCCTCTACGCCCTGCTGAGCCGGCTCACTGGCACCCGCGCCTCGGGGGCCCAGCTGGAGGCCAAGGTTCGGGGTCTGGAACGCCAGGTGGAGGAGCTGCGCTGGCGGCAGAGGCGAGCGGTCAAGGGGCCCCGGAACGTGGAGGAGGAGTGAGAGGGTCGTCGGACGCCACCCCCTGCATCATACCAAAGAGCCCAGCTGCTTCTGGGTCACACAACCCTCCTTCCAGCCCCCTGCCTCTTTCTTGCCCTGTCTCTGAATCTTTCAGACCTTTCTCTCTGCAGACCCCTTAGCCGAGAGAGGAAGACCATGCCCCGACTTGTCCTCAGGGGCCCTGTCCTCTGAGGTTCTCTGGTTTGGGCTTGGTTCTCCCCACTTTCTCTGCTCCCAGCCTGTCTTAGCAGGGCAGGTGGTTGGCGGGGGGCTCCTGCCAGCTTCTGCACCTGCTCTCAGCGAGCACCCCGATCACTGCCAGTGGCCTCCATGACTCAGCCACGACTTGCCTTCCTCCAGTGCTCTTTCCCTCCTGTCCTTCTCTACCTCCCCCTTTGCCAAGTCCCCTCCTTCCATCCTTGTTTGTCTTCTCCTCCCAGCCCTGTACTCCAACCAAACCCCGGTCCCTCAAGGCGTGCTCCTTTCCCTTTCATTGCCCggtggtggggagaggcagggcctATGGGGCCTGAGGGCAAACAGAAGTGAGGAAGTTCCCACCTGGGGCCGGGGCTGGAACGTACCTTGAGTCTGTTACAAGTGCCTTAATCCGAGCCAGCGGGGTCCTCCGTTTGCCCGCTGCTGCCATACTGTATGTAAGAAACTGCCCTGTGGCTGCTTTGTGTCAAGAGGAAAGTGGTTCCTCTCGGATTCTTGATTCCCCTTCAGCCAGAGCAAAAGATGACTGCTTTGCAGGCTTGTGCCTGCAAGTAGGACCCTGCGATGGGATCCCCCGTGGGGGTTTCAGAGACCCCGAAGAAGGAAAGAGGACTCATCTTCCTGTCTGCACAGCTCCAGGCggttctccatctctctctccgtCACTGCCACTGAGGAGTCGCTGATCAGCGGCCCAGGAGGAGCACAGCACAGACAACAGAGATGCACCACACGGCCCCTTCTCATGCCCTGCAGCTGAGATGGCCCCACTGTGGGGGCcactcatttcttcctccaaggctCTGGTGGAGGTGGGTGGCTTCCTCTGCCAGGCCCTGCACACGATGTGAAGAGTGAAGAAATGCCCAGTTCTTACTGTTGAGGTTGAAAGGAATCACAGCtgcagtgatatatatatatatatttttatcggCGCTTGGTTGGTTTTAAATAAAGTGCACGCTATTTTATTATCTCTTTCCGGATAAAATGTATTTGCTAAAAGTCTGGCTTGCCTTGATTGCTCCCTCTCCAGCTAAACCCATTTCTGCGGAGCTGCTTAGTTTCTCCCTGCAGGTGCCAAATAGGGAGAAAGGGAGTGAGAAAGACAGCTGGTACCAGGGACCCTTCCCTCCTGGGCTGAGGAATGAGGAGGGCATGCCCCATTCCCAAACTTCCTGGGACTGACCAACTTGGAGAGAGCAGTGTGCCtgtaggggaggagggaagggactgCTTCCATCCCTGTGTGCAGGAGTGGTAAAGCCTGGCCCCCAGCCAGAGAGAGACTGGCTTGCCCTCCCTGCATCCCCACCATGGTTCTCAACCCGGCCCATGGAATGGATCAGTTATTTCCTGGACGGGTCCTGGTGtgggttttcctttttaaactgcCCAGGAAAGGCTAATGTGCAGCCAGGTGCCCTGCTGTAGACCGCTTACTCCCAACACTGCTTGGCTGAGGAAGCTGGGCCAGGAGACGACCTGGGAGGCAGGCCTTCTCCCTGGGGCTCCTCCCTCACACTTCTAGGCCCACAGGCTTCCCGCAGGGATGGGGCTACATGCACCCAGGCAGTGGTCCCCTGGCCCTATAGGCCCTCTTTCATCCCCTCTCCACCCTTGAGCTCGGTTCCTTATATCCCTGAATTCTGGTTCTGGTGTCAGATGCCTTTACAGGTGAGCTGCTTGTGGAGTGGGGATGAAGCAGAGGACGTGGCTCTTTCCTCCTTGATCAGGAGCTTCCCAGAGAGGGATCGAACTGAACACTTCGTCCTGTcccttggcacagccaaatcagCCCCCAGGGAAGTGGCCTTCTGGCCAGCCTCTATCAAGGAGGCGCTCTGGGATCGGGATCCGCGGGGCACTAGGACCCGGCGGGGCCGAGGGGCAGCCCGCGAGCCGCGCTcgctccctcccaccctcctgctCCAGCTCCGGCTCCGCTCCATTGTCTGGGAACTGCAGCCGCCGGGCGGGCGGACCTGCGAACGCCCAGGCAACACCGGGGACTCACCCGGCCGGGAGATGCCGGGCGGACCGCGGCCACCTGAGCCGCCCGCCTAGTCCCCGCCTTCCTTGGGAAGGATGTGCGCCTGGATGGCGGGGCGCACGGCCGCGGCTCCCCGGGGGCCCCGCGGCCCCTGGCTCTGCCTCCTGGTGGCCTTCGCCCTGGACATCGTGAGAGGTCAGCGGGAGGGACAGGGCGGGGCGAGGGGCAGCCGGGCCCAAACTGAGGCCGGGGACGAGGGATGCTCGGGAGCCGGGAGTCTACGAGTTCTGGGACGAAGCCCCGAGCCGGGTCGCTCGGCAGCGTGCCCGGAGGGTGGAGAGGTCTCACCCCCGGGATCTGGCCCCCAGCCGCGGGCCTCCGTTGCTTCCCTCACTTGCATAACCTGGCAATTCCTTCCTGGTCCAGGACCAGCACGGTCCCCGGGCTCTTGCGCGTCATCCTCCCACCCTCGCCGAGTCCCCGCACCTTCCGCGAGCTTCCCCTCCAGCCGGGACGTCTAACCTGGTTGCCCCCTGCCTCGCACGCACCACCTCCCTAATTGGCCGTCCAGAGAGCTGTAGCCCTGTGGCTCCtagccccctcccctctgcccagaaCCTGAGAGATCCTCACTGCCTTCCCCCTGCGCCAAGGAGCTCTCTGACCTTGGAGTCTCCAGGGGTTGCCCCATCCATGCCTTACTGAGTATggggatccctggaggaggggcagagcCTCCCCTGGACCCCAGAGGTGGGAGTCAGGCTGCCCCTGGCGTGGACTGAGGCTGCTAGGTGGATGATGCCAGAGAGAGCGGGGGATAGTGAGACATTTtctgcccccgcccccctccctcaCAAGAGAGCTGAACTCTGAGTGATGGGAGTCCGTGGGAGTCAGGCCACAAGAGCATGTTGTAATTATCCAGGCAGTGGAGTAGACAAGAGGACCAGAAGCCAGGGTCTGACCCCAGGGAGCCACAGTCACTCACCTGTTACACTTGGGGAGGGGGGAGTGAAGCTTCTCACCACAGGCTGCTTGGAGGGAAGGGTCTTGAAGGAGGTTGAAACCATCCAGTCCCCCAGCCCAGCAGTGGGGCTGAGAGTGAACTGGCTCTAGGGCTCCTTTCAGCCACCTGCTCCCCTCCCTGGGGACCCAGCAGGAGCCCTAATAACCCCTcacacagagagaagaggaaaggctTGTCACATCTATTATGCAGCAGCAACAACCCCTCCTCCAGACAATGTGCCACCGGTTTACAAAGCCCTCCTCTGGCTACCATGTCACTAAATGCTCCTTCTACAGGTGAGGCGCATACTGACCCAAGCTTCATCAAGGCAGAGTTAGGACATAAATGCAGGTCTCCAGGTtcccagagggcttcccttgtggctcagctggtaaagaatcctcctgctgtgtgggagccctggatttgatccctgggttggttttccaagggaagatcccttggagaagggaaaggctacccactccagtattctggcctggagaattccatggactata containing:
- the TMEM109 gene encoding voltage-gated monoatomic cation channel TMEM109, with product MAGLGSGSPWGKYLFKVVLMVLMALLLLHSASSQSHRDFVTPGQQKREAPVDLLSQIGSSVRGTLDTWIGAETMHLVSETLAQIMWAISSAISVAFFALSGIAAQLLNALGLEGDHLTQGLKLSPGQVQTFLLWGAGALVAYWLLSVLLGLVLALLGRILWGLKLALFLAAFVALVRSVPDPSTRALLLLALLTLYALLSRLTGTRASGAQLEAKVRGLERQVEELRWRQRRAVKGPRNVEEE